A stretch of Paludisphaera borealis DNA encodes these proteins:
- a CDS encoding sugar phosphate isomerase/epimerase family protein, which yields MAASRSHLALSRRELLTRGLGVAGALAVGRSALALSAALPEFLALAAPFKIGIQSYSLRGYTKDGKADRAKALAVSHDLGVHFWEAYPAHIPMTDDLDQIRLIKDEMSAAGVETIGFGVIPFRKGDPANRKAFEFAKNLGVSYLSADPEPDSFDDLDKLVDEFDIGVGIHNHGPGHRYDKIDVIAKAIEKHHAKIGCCIDTGHFLRSKEDPVRAAEVFGKRVYGVHLKDVKDAQHFTILGKGDLNTHGLLRVLNANGYKGLVAVEYEENEKNPVDDVRACLEEVEKVLQAGL from the coding sequence ATGGCAGCATCTCGAAGCCATCTGGCGCTGTCGCGCCGCGAACTCTTGACCAGGGGCCTTGGAGTCGCCGGCGCTCTGGCCGTGGGCCGGTCCGCGCTCGCGTTGTCCGCCGCCCTGCCGGAGTTCCTCGCGCTGGCCGCCCCCTTCAAGATCGGCATCCAGAGCTACTCGCTCCGCGGCTATACGAAGGACGGCAAAGCCGACCGCGCCAAAGCGCTGGCCGTCTCGCACGACCTCGGCGTCCATTTCTGGGAAGCCTATCCGGCCCACATTCCGATGACCGACGACCTCGACCAGATCCGGCTCATCAAGGATGAGATGAGCGCGGCCGGCGTCGAAACGATCGGTTTCGGCGTCATCCCGTTCCGCAAGGGCGATCCGGCCAATCGCAAGGCGTTCGAGTTCGCCAAGAATCTGGGCGTCTCCTACCTCTCGGCCGACCCCGAACCGGACAGCTTCGACGATCTCGACAAGCTGGTCGACGAGTTCGACATCGGCGTCGGCATCCACAACCACGGGCCGGGACACCGTTACGACAAGATCGACGTCATCGCCAAGGCGATCGAGAAACACCACGCCAAGATCGGCTGCTGCATCGACACCGGGCACTTCCTCCGCTCGAAGGAAGATCCGGTTCGCGCCGCCGAGGTCTTCGGCAAGCGGGTGTACGGCGTCCACCTCAAGGACGTCAAGGACGCCCAGCACTTCACGATCCTCGGCAAGGGCGATCTCAACACGCACGGCTTGCTCCGGGTCCTAAACGCCAACGGCTACAAGGGGCTGGTGGCCGTCGAGTACGAGGAGAACGAAAAGAACCCCGTCGATGACGTCCGCGCCTGCCTCGAAGAAGTCGAGAAGGTTCTTCAAGCCGGCCTCTGA
- a CDS encoding FHA domain-containing protein, which produces MPPLRDDYGTLLPVGGGDPIRLVKPELVIGRRPGCDVRLDFENVSGKHAYLTIINGIWHVRDGGSTNGTSVNGARLNSPHAIMPDDEVGFADHLFTIDYVPSGPEALLARHKVLDDDIIDERKRHSLMELAGLDTDTDRPARIVRPKTAPTTIERASADEVDFDDEVPEHFKSKTSPKPKKKNDDDDDDFLKLIEEEVVKPS; this is translated from the coding sequence ATGCCGCCTCTCCGCGACGATTACGGAACCTTGTTGCCCGTCGGCGGCGGCGATCCGATCCGCCTGGTCAAACCCGAACTGGTGATCGGCCGGCGGCCCGGCTGCGACGTCCGTCTCGATTTCGAGAACGTCTCGGGCAAGCACGCCTACCTCACCATCATCAACGGCATCTGGCACGTGCGCGACGGGGGGAGCACCAACGGCACCTCCGTCAACGGAGCGCGGCTCAACAGCCCGCACGCGATCATGCCGGATGACGAGGTCGGATTCGCCGACCACCTGTTCACCATCGACTATGTCCCGAGCGGGCCCGAGGCGCTCCTCGCGCGGCATAAAGTGCTCGACGACGACATCATCGACGAGCGCAAGCGGCATTCCCTGATGGAACTGGCCGGGCTTGACACCGACACCGACCGGCCAGCCCGGATCGTTCGCCCCAAGACCGCCCCCACGACGATCGAGCGGGCTTCCGCCGACGAGGTGGATTTCGACGACGAGGTGCCGGAGCACTTCAAGTCGAAGACCTCGCCCAAGCCCAAGAAGAAAAACGACGACGATGACGACGACTTCCTCAAGCTGATCGAGGAAGAAGTCGTTAA